The Danio rerio strain Tuebingen ecotype United States chromosome 19, GRCz12tu, whole genome shotgun sequence genome includes the window AAGTGAGTGCCACTTGAATGTAAACAGCACTAGTGCAGTGTGTGAATGCGCCACGCGGCGGCGGTGTGTTTCCCACTGACCGCTCGATCACGCTGAGCTCCATTGCGCATGCCTGACACGGAGATTGGACGTGGGAGTGTGTTTAATTCTATTAGTAATAAACAGTGACGCGGACAGGTATTGAGGAACAACTATTTAATCAATAGTCTCTTTATAAAACACTGGCTGTCGACGTACTATACGTCTGTTTGTATAACCGCTTGAGTTTTATTTTCATCGCGTCAGACGCACGTTTCTCCGTTCACGCGCTCGTCATCTAAGTTACTCGTCCGTTGCTTCCGTTGATGTTGTTTGATTCTCAGAATCGGTTGTGTTGAATCCATCAGTCGGTTTAGTGTCTGAAAGCTGATATTTGTGACACTGAGAAGTTTTAAGTCGTTTATTCCGCCACAGGTGCGGTTTTATCGTTCGCGCATGCGTCAGAGATGTTCCCGTGTGGCACGAGGATCAAACTGAAGCGGGACTCGTTTAAACCGGAGAATAAACCGGAGCCGAATAAACGGCGATGGACCGGATCTAACGTTAAACCCGTGTGTGCTGTGAATCCACCTGTGGACGGCGGCTCTCCGAAACCGGCAACAGCTGATCCAGGTACAGTCTCCTCCAAAGTGAGTGTTATTACCGGAGCAGATCCCGAGGCTATGCCGGCCTCCAAAAACCGGTTATCCGAACATAAACGCGAAATCTTCTGCCGGTTGCGTTTAGCGTTGTGCTTCGCCAGAAACAAACCGCGAAATGGCGGGAAGCGCGTGATTGTCGGCCCAACGGACGCGCATGCGCTCTCCGTTATAAACAGCGTCGAGTCTGGTAACGTTAATGTTTCCGTCGAACCGCCAGAACTCATTCCGCCCGCGCGACAATCGGTAAAACACGGCGCTCAGAACACACTCTCGCGGCCGACCGTGCCTCGGCGGGAAAAGGGAACACAGAGGAGACTGTTTGCCGGTGAGGCGAAGACCGCCATCAGGACGGAAGCGCGCAGAAGTCGCGCGAGTTTAACCGGAAGGACAAGTGCAAGTAAGAGACACATTTGAGCAACACACCTTTACCTGCTGTTTAATTGACTGAGGTAAACAAACACTGACTGTCACTGCAGACAGAGAGAGAGTTCACATCTGATAAAATATCCATTCACAGAAGTGATCTCTCGTGTTTTCCCGCCCTCCTGCTGTCAGATGATAATGCCGATCAGTGTTTAATAATCAATAGACGGATATACTGATGGAGATCATCCACTGAGCTGAATATCAGCTGCTTTCGTCATCGataaagaatttttattttatttctgaccTGCTCACTATTGTAAGTTTGTTTTCTTCTCAATTAATAGACCTGAATTTCAATTAACCTATTTACAGACTTAGAATGAAGGTCAGAATCGTAAATGTGAGTTTGGGAGTTTGTAGACTTGCGGTGATGCACCCGCAGCTATGACTATTGTTCAAGAAACTGCAGGTTTGCCAAAGGAAAACACTCATATTAATGTGGAATGGCATGAGGGAGAGTGAACCATGAGGAAGACTCCGCCTAGCTTACTGTATttgatttaaagagacagttcaccagtaaataaataacccaaatgTTCTACACCTGTTCAAGTTTCTTCAATTTCATTTCTTACTTaacattttttgtcttgtttctagtccaaatgtctacaTGTCagagtgaaaacaagattatttcacgaCCTCACTGTAGATAATTTCCttaatttattcaatcattcattttcttgtcggcttagtctctttattattcagtggaataaaccaccaacgtatccagcatatgtattactcagctaatgcccttccagctgcaacacttcactaggaaacacccatacatacttattcacacacacactcgtacactaatTCCagttagggatgcaacaattaactggtttcactattaaccgtgaTTTGattcgtcacggttaattaatcgtaacgGCTTCTCAACACCGCATTTCTGTACAGaaaaaaactgcagcaactaaacaaagttataccAACTGTGGACTAGTttgtacaccaagactaataaccacacacactggacTAACTATGACGGGGGATATTAACTAAGGTCAAGCTCATCCaggttcgttatttccaatggagggacacGCACGCAACGCAACACACTCGCGCTTTTCAGGTGCACCTAGTTGAGATGACGGGGCTTTTGTGCCTGCAGGAACTGCAATAGCTAACGGTTTGAGGAAGATGCAATGggaagtacacaggtttgcaaacccagttaaagttacaaataatggcgctGGTGAAAGCAATCATGTGGCGAATGCCAGAAGCAGTGCGTCTGCACGAGGCGTGAGAGTCATTACAGCAGCCGTGGTGTGATAATTTTGCCACTGGGTCTACTTTTGCCGGtgcattaataatgaccaaaaacacattgaataaaTGAGTCCGTAATATCCACTGACTTTTCTATAATTActcaaataaacttaaacaattaaaacagcGACAAATATTTAGTTGGGCCGAAACTACAAAACGAAATTTAAAACGattttaaactagttttaaattAGTGGAGTTTTGAAATCATTGAATGCAAATATTCGTGAAAACTGATTATTTCTagactataatcatacaaccaaaattTAAAACCCTTGCATCCCTACAggcagtgtagttgatcagttcccctatagcgcatgtgcttggaaacccacaccaacacgggaagatagtttccttaaaacaagcaaacaaagctCTTAGTTTTTACTTTTGTCTTCTGAAAACGAAatctaaatataatattgtttcttgGTTTAAGaactttttttgatatttggacggTAAACAAGACAAagtaagaaaatctttttttttgcattgtgtttATTCAATGTTTGTACCTGAATAGTGTTAGTCCTCtgaaaaccatcaaatagagctGTTCAACCTGTCTTGTGAAACTagacaaaaactaaatatcgcaatatcagattttaacAATATTGTGcatgcagccctactattattaaactcttaaggcccaaggtgttttttatacatgcactttttatttctctttgctttttGGGTTTATTGAAACCTGATTGGAATAAAACCTGAGTATCATATTTTGAAATGATGTACTTTTGGAGAAATATGATGTCCATATATCTGGACTCGtagtccgaatttacataaaacactttatcCCGCCTGTTTCTTAATgaatatataacatatacatgtttttttgaACTTGCTTTGACTGTCggagattaaaaacaaaatttttgcccattttggacagtgAAAAATAGCGTTTGGGACACTTCATATGCtgtaaaacagttgcaggatgacactgcttaagagctaaaatgtgctgtccacatatgtggccGCTAAAGCTCGGGGAGGTTAAcgtcaatgtttttttgttttttttaacattgttcaCAATATCTAGTTTTGTAAAGGAAGTTGAATATTTAGAACCACTTATGTGTTAATAAATGAtgggaaaatgtaaatatttggttGAATTGTGCCTTAAACATCTAAGAATGGCCATTAGTATAAATTAGTTCTcaaaaattaagaataaaacTCATAGAACCACAGTTTAGAACCGCGTGAGTGTGACTAAATGAtgagaatatttaattttttgtgtgaactgcccctttaatgcAGATGTTGTTCATAAGTGTTTAGAACCACTTAAGGGTTAATAAATGATGGGAAAATGAGTGAACTGCGCCTTTAACACCTAAGAATGGCCATCAGCTGATTCTCAAGATGTGAAAATAAAACTCATGCCCCTTGAGTGTGGAGATTTGTATTTTAATGTGAACGCTCCATTTAACAGGCtaatatgcataaaaaaattcagaatataaaaatgaaaattcagaaTAAACTAAAGCACTTAGTTTGAAAGCACTCGAGTGTGGGgaaatgagtttttattttagtgtaatCTGCCTCTTTAATGCAGACATCACTGAGCTAGTAGCTGTGAGGATCCTcatattaattagcatttttgctttCACCCTTTTTTCTTGTCTCTGATTTCAGATTTCAGTTCAAAAGTTGAGCTGAGACGGCTTAGGTCAGAGGAAAGGTCGAGGAAGCGCTCGGTGAAAAACGCGTGCTGTGCTTTGTGTGGTGATGTAAAATacaatcctcctcctcctccctctaGTAAGAATCTGGTCCGTTTACTCAATCCCAGACCCAGAGCTGGCCGCCCCAGCCTGAGCGCAGAAAAGCAGAGAACTCCCTCAGCGTCCCGTCACGCCTCAGCACTCGAGAAAAACCCCACGGTGAAGCTCTGCGATGTCGGCCGAGTGTTTCGCATAGCCTCACGTGATTTCTCCTGTGTCCTGCCAGCGGTGCTAAAACAAACGGCGAGCAGGAGAGCGCAGCAGCAGTGCTTGCAGACAGAGTTCGGTGTTCTCACGCATCCTCATCCGCACAGCATCAGGAAACGTAGACGCTCCAGGAAACTTTCCACCGCAACCAAACATAGCTGTGCTTCTCTCTCATCAGGTGATGCTCCGTGTGGCGGCGCGCACATCTCTGAAGGATCGCTCGAGGAATCGGACGCTTGTCTGGTAGAGGATCCGGAGACGATGAGACTGTCGGAGAGTCCAGATACTGTCGCTCCAGCATGTGCTAATAACTGTCCAGAGAAACAGAAACACTGTCCAGTGAACCACATATCTGGAAACACATCCAGCCCTGAGCGCCGTGTGCCACCTCTAGTGCTCAGAAGAGTGTCGGTCAACGGCTTCGGCTTCAGAAGTGAAGATGATGACCGTGAGAGCGGTCCTGATGAGGATGGCAGAAACCAGGATTCAGATGCAGAGTCTGCGAATGCACCAGAGAGTTTCTCCTGCCAGCGAACGCAAGCATACATTTTCATTCCCAAATCATCATGCGCTCGCACTTGCAAACCGTGGCCCTTTCCTAGAACGGGTCCTCCTGAGGAGCTCAGATCACCCAGAAATGGAGCTCGCTGGATAATCACCgccacattcacaaacacagctCAGGATGATGAAGAGAAAAACGAGCGTTCTGAAGCAGCGGAGGAGGTTTACTCTCGGAAAAGTCATGCAGACACTCCATGTAGATTAATAAGTGGAGATATTCCTGATGTGCTGAATCAGCAGAGCTCGGTGTTGTGTGAAAATACGTCCACTTGTGTGCTAAAAAGGACTTCAGGATTCTCTGTGACTGCTATTTCAGAACATGCAGAGCTAAACCAGAGTCAGGAACACAGCACTGAACAGGTCAACAGCTGCAAACTCGACGGCTGTGGCTTTGAGGCGTCATTAGAAGCAAACGGTCTTCTTAGACATCATTCCCTGCTTGATCATGAAGATCACCCTGATGCTCCTGGCGTTTGGGAACCAGCTGATCATTTGGTTGGAGATTCCAAATGTGCTAAATTCAGCATCCTCCCTATTTCACAGTTTGAGGATCAGAGCAGAAAAGCTGATGAAGGAGCGGTTTATAACCCAGCATTGCTCTCGCAGATGTGTATTAAAGTGGGAGTGCTGAAAGCTCAGGACAGCTCATCAGTGGATCAGACTGAAGGAGAATCTGCCGCTCATTCACACAGCAGTAATCCTGAAGGAGAAGTGAAGCCAGCGTCTGacggacaaacacacacagacatgtccTCTGAGGAGGAAAACCAAGATGCTGGAGGTGTTTCTGcaccatcttcatcttcatctgatgatgatgatgatgatgatggggtGTGTTCGatgaatactaataataataataatacacaagcTTGTTCTCAGTCTCATAGAGTTGAAGAGAGCTTTCTGGATGTTTCTCGAGCGTATGAAGAAGACGTCCTGGTGCTGGATGTGATTCAGGATGATCCAGAGCTGTTCGGGACTGTGGTTTCTGAAGCCAAGACTCAACAGGACGCACCAACCAAGAATCAAGACACTCTGACAAAAATGGAGGATCAACACTGTGAGGTCATCTGGGAGCAACACACTGAGGGGTACTTTCATATTTCATCATAATATCAGAATATGCTTTGAACTGTGCAGGTTATTATTTCAGTTTTGACTAAATCTCGACTGAAACATGGtgagagggcggggcatagagtagctcctccccttttagtTTTCCTCAGTTCAGCCAGTGGGAGTGTTTAAGCTCAAGTGAAAAGCTAATGAGGAAAAAGGGGGCGGGGCATCTCCGACACTAGAAAGCATttaattggtcagaagatttgatgagaaactaaagtatgagaC containing:
- the topaz1 gene encoding protein TOPAZ1 isoform X4, with amino-acid sequence MFPCGTRIKLKRDSFKPENKPEPNKRRWTGSNVKPVCAVNPPVDGGSPKPATADPDFSSKVELRRLRSEERSRKRSVKNACCALCGDVKYNPPPPPSSKNLVRLLNPRPRAGRPSLSAEKQRTPSASRHASALEKNPTVKLCDVGRVFRIASRDFSCVLPAVLKQTASRRAQQQCLQTEFGVLTHPHPHSIRKRRRSRKLSTATKHSCASLSSGDAPCGGAHISEGSLEESDACLVEDPETMRLSESPDTVAPACANNCPEKQKHCPVNHISGNTSSPERRVPPLVLRRVSVNGFGFRSEDDDRESGPDEDGRNQDSDAESANAPESFSCQRTQAYIFIPKSSCARTCKPWPFPRTGPPEELRSPRNGARWIITATFTNTAQDDEEKNERSEAAEEVYSRKSHADTPCRLISGDIPDVLNQQSSVLCENTSTCVLKRTSGFSVTAISEHAELNQSQEHSTEQVNSCKLDGCGFEASLEANGLLRHHSLLDHEDHPDAPGVWEPADHLVGDSKCAKFSILPISQFEDQSRKADEGAVYNPALLSQMCIKVGVLKAQDSSSVDQTEGESAAHSHSSNPEGEVKPASDGQTHTDMSSEEENQDAGGVSAPSSSSSDDDDDDDGVCSMNTNNNNNTQACSQSHRVEESFLDVSRAYEEDVLVLDVIQDDPELFGTVVSEAKTQQDAPTKNQDTLTKMEDQHCEVIWEQHTEGTSKVAEDVQTDHLSDSGSKVNEMQVCRSQPVQSLNTVKSENAGIDCNNNQPSRDSSNLNSISVISSRAPRPVTDSCFSGREVTAKEPPALRTPHISYCRFYFSDHSTCLRSGVCRFLHVPRDGDETFCMEMVKKFCHAGKVVLILRAVEVFMGYYSRCPPSGSFSQETVNSLLSILLNMGLLREFLAVLNLLLTHKKLPPPELVLAVFKFASDRRLINFVPELILLTSKIVESGCVFTVDQCEVMQSHLHLMQVPRQQMDIFMAVKCRALATNPHTSELSHLTQAVVRVEMLKQQEDWSGLALVFYSVCSGSHSNNELLRFCCCVTMALLKEPKDKHTVPYELFADAVCQREPSDEVKSILGRIGVSLIFRYHRTREWSKGVKLVNVMLRLQIEFIMQKGLMGNEHRVSRCQLVSMAAELFLHSGSIEGALKLLRADGWFVSSSVWPCEAADVEIRKRVLTLLAGKTSHRDAFEILTNLPGLRQPINGVQISDYTDMFNAHLRVCLLKQTLPVAADILEFMLTRSLVPETQQLQNLIHRLGKQNMWSRARALFRRARSAGFYSSVVCEADALFLPCGLSEIEMTLAFEMFITFINSSLSAHTHPLLITLRRQAGVENVTESVYLAAGCRLLSAALIPNPKLSIRYTAVNQQQEQLFTLDRASAHKWILQNSCWALEVWAS
- the topaz1 gene encoding protein TOPAZ1 isoform X6 — encoded protein: MFPCGTRIKLKRDSFKPENKPEPNKRRWTGSNVKPVCAVNPPVDGGSPKPATADPDFSSKVELRRLRSEERSRKRSVKNACCALCGDVKYNPPPPPSSKNLVRLLNPRPRAGRPSLSAEKQRTPSASRHASALEKNPTVKLCDVGRVFRIASRDFSCVLPAVLKQTASRRAQQQCLQTEFGVLTHPHPHSIRKRRRSRKLSTATKHSCASLSSGDAPCGGAHISEGSLEESDACLVEDPETMRLSESPDTVAPACANNCPEKQKHCPVNHISGNTSSPERRVPPLVLRRVSVNGFGFRSEDDDRESGPDEDGRNQDSDAESANAPESFSCQRTQAYIFIPKSSCARTCKPWPFPRTGPPEELRSPRNGARWIITATFTNTAQDDEEKNERSEAAEEVYSRKSHADTPCRLISGDIPDVLNQQSSVLCENTSTCVLKRTSGFSVTAISEHAELNQSQEHSTEQVNSCKLDGCGFEASLEANGLLRHHSLLDHEDHPDAPGVWEPADHLVGDSKCAKFSILPISQFEDQSRKADEGAVYNPALLSQMCIKVGVLKAQDSSSVDQTEGESAAHSHSSNPEGEVKPASDGQTHTDMSSEEENQDAGGVSAPSSSSSDDDDDDDGVCSMNTNNNNNTQACSQSHRVEESFLDVSRAYEEDVLVLDVIQDDPELFGTVVSEAKTQQDAPTKNQDTLTKMEDQHCEVIWEQHTEGTSKVAEDVQTDHLSDSGSKVNEMQVCRSQPVQSLNTVKSENAGIDCNNNQPSRDSSNLNSISVISSRAPRPVTDSCFSGREVTAKEPPALRTPHISYCRFYFSDHSTCLRSGVCRFLHVPRDGDETFCMEMVKKFCHAGKVVLILRAVEVFMGYYSRCPPSGSFSQETVNSLLSILLNMGLLREFLAVLNLLLTHKKLPPPELVLAVFKFASDRRLINFVPELILLTSKIVESGCVFTVDQCEVMQSHLHLMQVPRQQMDIFMAVKCRALATNPHTSELSHLTQAVVRVEMLKQQEDWSGLALVFYSVCSGSHSNNELLRFCCCVTMALLKEPKDKHTVPYELFADAVCQREPSDEVKSILGRIGVSLIFRYHRTREWSKGVKLVNVMLRLQIEFIMQKGLMGNEHRVSRCQLVSMAAELFLHSGSIEGALKLLRADGWFVSSSVWPCEAADVEIRKRVLTLLAGKTSHRDAFEILTNLPGLRQPINGVQISDYTDMFNAHLRVCLLKQTLPVAADILEFMLTRSLVPETQQLQNLIHRLGKQNMWSRARALFRRARSAGFYSSVVCEADALFLPCGLSEIEMTLAFEMFITFINSSLSAHTHPLLITLRRRGWRT
- the topaz1 gene encoding protein TOPAZ1 isoform X7, which translates into the protein MFPCGTRIKLKRDSFKPENKPEPNKRRWTGSNVKPVCAVNPPVDGGSPKPATADPGTVSSKVSVITGADPEAMPASKNRLSEHKREIFCRLRLALCFARNKPRNGGKRVIVGPTDAHALSVINSVESGNVNVSVEPPELIPPARQSVKHGAQNTLSRPTVPRREKGTQRRLFAGEAKTAIRTEARRSRASLTGRTSASDAPCGGAHISEGSLEESDACLVEDPETMRLSESPDTVAPACANNCPEKQKHCPVNHISGNTSSPERRVPPLVLRRVSVNGFGFRSEDDDRESGPDEDGRNQDSDAESANAPESFSCQRTQAYIFIPKSSCARTCKPWPFPRTGPPEELRSPRNGARWIITATFTNTAQDDEEKNERSEAAEEVYSRKSHADTPCRLISGDIPDVLNQQSSVLCENTSTCVLKRTSGFSVTAISEHAELNQSQEHSTEQVNSCKLDGCGFEASLEANGLLRHHSLLDHEDHPDAPGVWEPADHLVGDSKCAKFSILPISQFEDQSRKADEGAVYNPALLSQMCIKVGVLKAQDSSSVDQTEGESAAHSHSSNPEGEVKPASDGQTHTDMSSEEENQDAGGVSAPSSSSSDDDDDDDGVCSMNTNNNNNTQACSQSHRVEESFLDVSRAYEEDVLVLDVIQDDPELFGTVVSEAKTQQDAPTKNQDTLTKMEDQHCEVIWEQHTEGTSKVAEDVQTDHLSDSGSKVNEMQVCRSQPVQSLNTVKSENAGIDCNNNQPSRDSSNLNSISVISSRAPRPVTDSCFSGREVTAKEPPALRTPHISYCRFYFSDHSTCLRSGVCRFLHVPRDGDETFCMEMVKKFCHAGKVVLILRAVEVFMGYYSRCPPSGSFSQETVNSLLSILLNMGLLREFLAVLNLLLTHKKLPPPELVLAVFKFASDRRLINFVPELILLTSKIVESGCVFTVDQCEVMQSHLHLMQVPRQQMDIFMAVKCRALATNPHTSELSHLTQAVVRVEMLKQQEDWSGLALVFYSVCSGSHSNNELLRFCCCVTMALLKEPKDKHTVPYELFADAVCQREPSDEVKSILGRIGVSLIFRYHRTREWSKGVKLVNVMLRLQIEFIMQKGLMGNEHRVSRCQLVSMAAELFLHSGSIEGALKLLRADGWFVSSSVWPCEAADVEIRKRVLTLLAGKTSHRDAFEILTNLPGLRQPINGVQISDYTDMFNAHLRVCLLKQTLPVAADILEFMLTRSLVPETQQLQNLIHRLGKQNMWSRARALFRRARSAGFYSSVVCEADALFLPCGLSEIEMTLAFEMFITFINSSLSAHTHPLLITLRRLRCCTIPTLN
- the topaz1 gene encoding protein TOPAZ1 isoform X5 yields the protein MFPCGTRIKLKRDSFKPENKPEPNKRRWTGSNVKPVCAVNPPVDGGSPKPATADPGTVSSKVSVITGADPEAMPASKNRLSEHKREIFCRLRLALCFARNKPRNGGKRVIVGPTDAHALSVINSVESGNVNVSVEPPELIPPARQSVKHGAQNTLSRPTVPRREKGTQRRLFAGEAKTAIRTEARRSRASLTGRTSASDAPCGGAHISEGSLEESDACLVEDPETMRLSESPDTVAPACANNCPEKQKHCPVNHISGNTSSPERRVPPLVLRRVSVNGFGFRSEDDDRESGPDEDGRNQDSDAESANAPESFSCQRTQAYIFIPKSSCARTCKPWPFPRTGPPEELRSPRNGARWIITATFTNTAQDDEEKNERSEAAEEVYSRKSHADTPCRLISGDIPDVLNQQSSVLCENTSTCVLKRTSGFSVTAISEHAELNQSQEHSTEQVNSCKLDGCGFEASLEANGLLRHHSLLDHEDHPDAPGVWEPADHLVGDSKCAKFSILPISQFEDQSRKADEGAVYNPALLSQMCIKVGVLKAQDSSSVDQTEGESAAHSHSSNPEGEVKPASDGQTHTDMSSEEENQDAGGVSAPSSSSSDDDDDDDGVCSMNTNNNNNTQACSQSHRVEESFLDVSRAYEEDVLVLDVIQDDPELFGTVVSEAKTQQDAPTKNQDTLTKMEDQHCEVIWEQHTEGTSKVAEDVQTDHLSDSGSKVNEMQVCRSQPVQSLNTVKSENAGIDCNNNQPSRDSSNLNSISVISSRAPRPVTDSCFSGREVTAKEPPALRTPHISYCRFYFSDHSTCLRSGVCRFLHVPRDGDETFCMEMVKKFCHAGKVVLILRAVEVFMGYYSRCPPSGSFSQETVNSLLSILLNMGLLREFLAVLNLLLTHKKLPPPELVLAVFKFASDRRLINFVPELILLTSKIVESGCVFTVDQCEVMQSHLHLMQVPRQQMDIFMAVKCRALATNPHTSELSHLTQAVVRVEMLKQQEDWSGLALVFYSVCSGSHSNNELLRFCCCVTMALLKEPKDKHTVPYELFADAVCQREPSDEVKSILGRIGVSLIFRYHRTREWSKGVKLVNVMLRLQIEFIMQKGLMGNEHRVSRCQLVSMAAELFLHSGSIEGALKLLRADGWFVSSSVWPCEAADVEIRKRVLTLLAGKTSHRDAFEILTNLPGLRQPINGVQISDYTDMFNAHLRVCLLKQTLPVAADILEFMLTRSLVPETQQLQNLIHRLGKQNMWSRARALFRRARSAGFYSSVVCEADALFLPCGLSEIEMTLAFEMFITFINSSLSAHTHPLLITLRRQAGVENVTESVYLAAGCRLLSAALIPNPKLSIRYTAVNQQQEQLFTLDRASAHKWILQNSCWALEVWAS
- the topaz1 gene encoding protein TOPAZ1 isoform X8; amino-acid sequence: MFPCGTRIKLKRDSFKPENKPEPNKRRWTGSNVKPVCAVNPPVDGGSPKPATADPGTVSSKVSVITGADPEAMPASKNRLSEHKREIFCRLRLALCFARNKPRNGGKRVIVGPTDAHALSVINSVESGNVNVSVEPPELIPPARQSVKHGAQNTLSRPTVPRREKGTQRRLFAGEAKTAIRTEARRSRASLTGRTSASDAPCGGAHISEGSLEESDACLVEDPETMRLSESPDTVAPACANNCPEKQKHCPVNHISGNTSSPERRVPPLVLRRVSVNGFGFRSEDDDRESGPDEDGRNQDSDAESANAPESFSCQRTQAYIFIPKSSCARTCKPWPFPRTGPPEELRSPRNGARWIITATFTNTAQDDEEKNERSEAAEEVYSRKSHADTPCRLISGDIPDVLNQQSSVLCENTSTCVLKRTSGFSVTAISEHAELNQSQEHSTEQVNSCKLDGCGFEASLEANGLLRHHSLLDHEDHPDAPGVWEPADHLVGDSKCAKFSILPISQFEDQSRKADEGAVYNPALLSQMCIKVGVLKAQDSSSVDQTEGESAAHSHSSNPEGEVKPASDGQTHTDMSSEEENQDAGGVSAPSSSSSDDDDDDDGVCSMNTNNNNNTQACSQSHRVEESFLDVSRAYEEDVLVLDVIQDDPELFGTVVSEAKTQQDAPTKNQDTLTKMEDQHCEVIWEQHTEGTSKVAEDVQTDHLSDSGSKVNEMQVCRSQPVQSLNTVKSENAGIDCNNNQPSRDSSNLNSISVISSRAPRPVTDSCFSGREVTAKEPPALRTPHISYCRFYFSDHSTCLRSGVCRFLHVPRDGDETFCMEMVKKFCHAGKVVLILRAVEVFMGYYSRCPPSGSFSQETVNSLLSILLNMGLLREFLAVLNLLLTHKKLPPPELVLAVFKFASDRRLINFVPELILLTSKIVESGCVFTVDQCEVMQSHLHLMQVPRQQMDIFMAVKCRALATNPHTSELSHLTQAVVRVEMLKQQEDWSGLALVFYSVCSGSHSNNELLRFCCCVTMALLKEPKDKHTVPYELFADAVCQREPSDEVKSILGRIGVSLIFRYHRTREWSKGVKLVNVMLRLQIEFIMQKGLMGNEHRVSRCQLVSMAAELFLHSGSIEGALKLLRADGWFVSSSVWPCEAADVEIRKRVLTLLAGKTSHRDAFEILTNLPGLRQPINGVQISDYTDMFNAHLRVCLLKQTLPVAADILEFMLTRSLVPETQQLQNLIHRLGKQNMWSRARALFRRARSAGFYSSVVCEADALFLPCGLSEIEMTLAFEMFITFINSSLSAHTHPLLITLRRRGWRT
- the topaz1 gene encoding protein TOPAZ1 isoform X1, which translates into the protein MFPCGTRIKLKRDSFKPENKPEPNKRRWTGSNVKPVCAVNPPVDGGSPKPATADPGTVSSKVSVITGADPEAMPASKNRLSEHKREIFCRLRLALCFARNKPRNGGKRVIVGPTDAHALSVINSVESGNVNVSVEPPELIPPARQSVKHGAQNTLSRPTVPRREKGTQRRLFAGEAKTAIRTEARRSRASLTGRTSANFSSKVELRRLRSEERSRKRSVKNACCALCGDVKYNPPPPPSSKNLVRLLNPRPRAGRPSLSAEKQRTPSASRHASALEKNPTVKLCDVGRVFRIASRDFSCVLPAVLKQTASRRAQQQCLQTEFGVLTHPHPHSIRKRRRSRKLSTATKHSCASLSSGDAPCGGAHISEGSLEESDACLVEDPETMRLSESPDTVAPACANNCPEKQKHCPVNHISGNTSSPERRVPPLVLRRVSVNGFGFRSEDDDRESGPDEDGRNQDSDAESANAPESFSCQRTQAYIFIPKSSCARTCKPWPFPRTGPPEELRSPRNGARWIITATFTNTAQDDEEKNERSEAAEEVYSRKSHADTPCRLISGDIPDVLNQQSSVLCENTSTCVLKRTSGFSVTAISEHAELNQSQEHSTEQVNSCKLDGCGFEASLEANGLLRHHSLLDHEDHPDAPGVWEPADHLVGDSKCAKFSILPISQFEDQSRKADEGAVYNPALLSQMCIKVGVLKAQDSSSVDQTEGESAAHSHSSNPEGEVKPASDGQTHTDMSSEEENQDAGGVSAPSSSSSDDDDDDDGVCSMNTNNNNNTQACSQSHRVEESFLDVSRAYEEDVLVLDVIQDDPELFGTVVSEAKTQQDAPTKNQDTLTKMEDQHCEVIWEQHTEGTSKVAEDVQTDHLSDSGSKVNEMQVCRSQPVQSLNTVKSENAGIDCNNNQPSRDSSNLNSISVISSRAPRPVTDSCFSGREVTAKEPPALRTPHISYCRFYFSDHSTCLRSGVCRFLHVPRDGDETFCMEMVKKFCHAGKVVLILRAVEVFMGYYSRCPPSGSFSQETVNSLLSILLNMGLLREFLAVLNLLLTHKKLPPPELVLAVFKFASDRRLINFVPELILLTSKIVESGCVFTVDQCEVMQSHLHLMQVPRQQMDIFMAVKCRALATNPHTSELSHLTQAVVRVEMLKQQEDWSGLALVFYSVCSGSHSNNELLRFCCCVTMALLKEPKDKHTVPYELFADAVCQREPSDEVKSILGRIGVSLIFRYHRTREWSKGVKLVNVMLRLQIEFIMQKGLMGNEHRVSRCQLVSMAAELFLHSGSIEGALKLLRADGWFVSSSVWPCEAADVEIRKRVLTLLAGKTSHRDAFEILTNLPGLRQPINGVQISDYTDMFNAHLRVCLLKQTLPVAADILEFMLTRSLVPETQQLQNLIHRLGKQNMWSRARALFRRARSAGFYSSVVCEADALFLPCGLSEIEMTLAFEMFITFINSSLSAHTHPLLITLRRQAGVENVTESVYLAAGCRLLSAALIPNPKLSIRYTAVNQQQEQLFTLDRASAHKWILQNSCWALEVWAS